In Deltaproteobacteria bacterium, a single genomic region encodes these proteins:
- a CDS encoding penicillin-insensitive murein endopeptidase, producing MRTSQRTHPVIERLATRTGRVLALAGVLLTPVLAPGLAQAADDRQDDAASERSGSPGPKSERTLVKHRVVPYESVDSIATRYGVTRAELERWNKVLKGGQLKAGWTLKVMARVVPPPRQKISYEVQFGDTWQKIAQRFHVPEGDLHRWNRKVPRQFKAGQALVVYTDPKPRRVSAVASVEPGKAGTLGQLPGEGTLTLPEFDVPQGGLSVGRPNRGKLVNGVALPESDLYTVRRPEEAFGSSHTILKLQQTISAFRQSSGYDGKIVIGAISLEHGGRFRPHHSHQSGRDIDIRLPKKAGASLKSESPNDIDWAASWVLIQSFIEHGDATYIFLDYSRQKRLYEAAKAAGASSAELDKALQYPRPRNTNNGVVRHEEGHLIHVHVRVKCPENQVRCED from the coding sequence ATGCGAACGTCGCAACGCACCCATCCCGTGATCGAACGCCTCGCGACCCGCACCGGTCGCGTGCTCGCGCTGGCGGGCGTTCTCCTGACCCCCGTCCTGGCGCCCGGCTTGGCCCAAGCCGCCGACGACCGTCAGGACGACGCCGCCTCCGAGCGCAGCGGCAGCCCCGGTCCCAAGTCCGAGCGGACCTTGGTGAAGCACCGGGTGGTGCCGTACGAGAGCGTCGACAGCATCGCCACCCGCTACGGCGTGACCCGGGCCGAGCTCGAGCGGTGGAACAAGGTCCTCAAGGGTGGCCAGCTCAAGGCCGGCTGGACCCTCAAGGTCATGGCCAGGGTCGTGCCGCCGCCCCGGCAGAAGATCTCCTACGAGGTGCAGTTCGGCGACACCTGGCAGAAGATCGCGCAGCGCTTCCACGTGCCCGAGGGGGATCTCCACCGCTGGAACCGCAAGGTGCCGCGGCAGTTCAAGGCCGGCCAGGCGCTGGTGGTCTACACCGACCCCAAGCCCCGGCGCGTGAGCGCGGTGGCCTCGGTCGAGCCGGGCAAGGCCGGCACCCTCGGGCAGCTCCCGGGGGAGGGCACCCTGACCCTGCCGGAGTTCGACGTGCCCCAAGGCGGCCTGTCGGTCGGGCGGCCCAACCGCGGCAAGCTCGTCAACGGCGTGGCCCTGCCCGAGAGCGATCTCTACACCGTGCGGCGCCCCGAGGAGGCGTTCGGCAGCAGCCACACGATCCTCAAGCTGCAGCAGACCATCTCGGCCTTCCGGCAGAGCTCGGGCTACGACGGCAAGATCGTCATCGGCGCCATCAGCCTCGAGCACGGCGGCCGCTTCCGCCCGCACCACTCGCATCAGTCCGGCCGCGACATCGACATCCGCCTGCCCAAGAAGGCCGGCGCGAGTCTCAAGAGCGAGTCGCCCAACGACATCGACTGGGCCGCCTCGTGGGTGCTGATCCAGTCGTTCATCGAGCACGGCGACGCCACGTACATCTTCCTCGACTACAGCCGGCAGAAGCGGCTGTACGAGGCGGCCAAGGCGGCGGGTGCGTCGTCGGCCGAGCTCGACAAGGCGCTGCAGTACCCCCGTCCGCGCAACACCAACAACGGTGTCGTGCGCCACGAGGAGGGGCACCTCATCCACGTGCACGTGCGCGTGAAGTGCCCCGAGAATCAAGTCCGCTGCGAGGACTGA
- a CDS encoding DUF4411 family protein, protein MLVDDDDHRWVIDTCSLSQIHWTYRQDSKRLFAALGQLVDKDRLFFPTQVITELSAVEDPFPPHLWAKKHKKPATRHGECLDELAEVLSDSQVASVVDPDKSFGADEADPHILALALCLKKAGHQVTVVTEDRRDKGGKLSVVTACGLLRVYALPLAAFLRRFELIPL, encoded by the coding sequence ATGCTGGTCGACGATGACGATCACCGCTGGGTCATCGACACCTGCTCGCTCTCGCAGATCCACTGGACGTATCGCCAAGACTCCAAGCGGCTGTTCGCAGCGTTGGGCCAGCTCGTCGACAAGGACCGACTGTTCTTCCCGACGCAAGTCATCACGGAACTCAGCGCGGTCGAGGACCCGTTCCCTCCGCATCTCTGGGCCAAGAAGCACAAGAAGCCCGCAACCCGGCACGGCGAGTGCCTCGACGAGCTGGCCGAAGTCCTCTCCGACTCGCAGGTCGCCAGCGTCGTCGACCCCGACAAGTCGTTTGGCGCCGACGAGGCCGACCCGCACATCCTCGCCCTTGCGTTGTGCCTGAAGAAGGCCGGTCACCAGGTGACGGTGGTGACCGAGGATCGCAGAGACAAGGGCGGCAAGCTCTCCGTCGTCACGGCATGTGGCCTCCTGCGTGTCTACGCGTTGCCCCTCGCGGCGTTCTTGCGCCGCTTCGAGCTGATCCCGTTGTGA
- a CDS encoding ATP-dependent 6-phosphofructokinase: MSPVDDTQWPSPPWRVRVLGPARVPSPLQLSLLPGDEVPDYVGDDERVLFDVEFREGDTPRPDRAFERAGPREHIYFEPGRTTLAVVTAGGLCPGINNVIRSLVLTAHHRYGVKRLLGIRYGFAGLDPAAGLEPLELTPDAVQHVHNRGGSMLGTSRGPRDIDTMLDRLGELGVDALLVVGGDGTMRGAHALAERAQARGQGIGIIGVPKTIDNDIDFVDKTFGFETAVSMARIAIDAAHTEATSAQRGIGLVRLMGRDAGFIAAHATLASRDVNVCLVPEVHFKLDGENGLLAHLQRRLDARGHAVIVVAEGCGKVLADTSETRDASGNLRFADASLDIGRYLERRLVEHFRDLGAPVSLKYIDPSYMIRGVPANAMDAVFCDQLARSAVHAAMAGKTDLMVGRWHGSFTHVPLPLVLASRRRIDPDRALWLAVTETTGQPRFH, translated from the coding sequence ATGTCACCCGTCGACGACACCCAGTGGCCCTCGCCGCCCTGGCGCGTGCGCGTGCTCGGCCCCGCCCGCGTGCCCTCGCCGCTGCAGCTCTCGCTGCTCCCGGGCGACGAGGTCCCGGACTACGTCGGCGACGACGAGCGCGTGCTGTTCGACGTCGAGTTCCGCGAGGGCGACACACCGCGGCCCGATCGTGCGTTCGAGCGCGCGGGCCCGCGCGAGCACATCTACTTCGAGCCGGGCCGCACGACCCTGGCGGTGGTGACCGCCGGTGGCTTGTGCCCCGGCATCAACAACGTGATCCGATCGCTGGTGCTGACCGCCCACCACCGCTACGGCGTCAAGCGACTCCTGGGGATCCGCTATGGCTTCGCCGGGCTCGATCCCGCCGCCGGTCTCGAGCCGCTCGAGCTCACGCCCGACGCGGTGCAGCACGTGCACAACCGCGGCGGCTCGATGCTCGGCACATCGCGGGGGCCGCGGGACATCGACACCATGCTCGATCGCCTCGGCGAGCTCGGTGTCGACGCGCTGCTCGTGGTCGGGGGCGACGGCACCATGCGGGGCGCGCACGCGCTGGCCGAGCGCGCGCAGGCCCGCGGGCAAGGCATCGGCATCATCGGCGTGCCCAAGACGATCGACAACGACATCGACTTCGTCGACAAGACCTTCGGCTTCGAGACCGCGGTCTCGATGGCCCGCATCGCCATCGACGCTGCGCACACCGAGGCGACCTCCGCCCAGCGCGGCATCGGCCTGGTGCGGCTGATGGGGCGCGACGCCGGCTTCATCGCCGCCCACGCGACGCTCGCCAGCCGCGACGTGAACGTGTGCCTGGTGCCCGAGGTGCACTTCAAGCTCGACGGCGAGAACGGTCTGCTCGCGCACCTGCAGCGACGACTCGACGCGCGTGGCCATGCGGTCATCGTCGTCGCCGAGGGCTGCGGCAAGGTGCTCGCCGACACCAGCGAGACCCGCGATGCATCGGGCAACCTGCGCTTCGCCGATGCGTCGCTGGACATCGGTCGCTACCTCGAGCGTCGCCTGGTCGAGCACTTTCGCGACCTGGGTGCACCGGTGTCGCTCAAGTACATCGACCCCAGCTACATGATCCGCGGCGTGCCGGCCAACGCGATGGATGCCGTCTTCTGCGATCAGCTGGCGCGCTCGGCCGTGCATGCGGCGATGGCCGGCAAGACCGACCTCATGGTCGGTCGCTGGCACGGCAGCTTCACCCACGTACCGCTGCCGCTCGTGCTGGCCTCACGACGCCGCATCGATCCGGATCGCGCGCTGTGGCTCGCGGTCACCGAGACCACCGGACAGCCGCGCTTCCACTGA
- a CDS encoding sigma-70 family RNA polymerase sigma factor: MASITSLRERARIEREPETVTGELADLARMYQAHHDFVWRVLQNLGVERATIEDAVQDVFLVLHRRREAFDDRGEIRGLLFGIARRIARNHRRIAERPRRYSLPPELVRADDPDDAIARRQAAAIVAGFIERLDEDRRMVFVLSEIEGMPMPQVADALGIKLNTAYSRLRLARQQFHSTVALHRDTGAA; this comes from the coding sequence GTGGCCTCCATCACCAGCCTGCGCGAACGCGCCCGCATCGAGCGGGAGCCCGAGACGGTGACGGGCGAGCTCGCCGATCTCGCGCGGATGTACCAGGCCCACCACGACTTCGTGTGGCGGGTGCTGCAGAACCTCGGCGTCGAGCGGGCGACGATCGAGGACGCGGTGCAGGACGTGTTCCTCGTGCTGCACCGGCGCCGTGAGGCCTTCGATGACCGCGGGGAGATCCGCGGCCTGCTGTTCGGCATCGCGCGACGCATCGCTCGCAACCATCGCCGCATCGCCGAGCGACCGCGCCGCTACTCGCTGCCACCCGAGCTGGTGCGCGCCGACGATCCCGACGACGCGATCGCCCGCCGCCAGGCCGCGGCGATCGTCGCGGGCTTCATCGAGCGACTCGACGAGGACCGCCGCATGGTGTTCGTGCTGTCCGAGATCGAGGGCATGCCGATGCCGCAGGTCGCCGATGCGCTCGGCATCAAGCTCAACACCGCGTACTCGCGACTGCGACTGGCGCGTCAACAGTTCCACAGCACGGTGGCCCTCCACCGCGACACAGGTGCAGCATGA
- a CDS encoding proprotein convertase P-domain-containing protein produces the protein MKITNRLSIVVLAAIPLGCPGDDTSATSVADSSTSDSDSNSNSASNSNSASNTNGESSSSSDGTTTMTSTTVADSSSTDPTNGSSSTDPTNGSSSTDPTNGSSSTDPTAGSSSSGGMGSSSSGGMMDTCPANDLGNTVPSSITVDTTGLGDTFTPSCIGMGGIGGEDTTVSFTAPAAGTYYFSTARPGTTVNDTVLYLLDGDCMGAELQCSDDALAAQSLVVVDLAANQTVVAVVDGYGAANSGSIELYVGQTADGVDGGTCCTEQTGVMGCDAAAVEECVCGVDGTCCDTEWTADCADLAVDFCGAACVFPACFEQTGTCDAPADDCSCVGCVDDGACGFDDDCVCDDCADDGFCSNPLNCNDDGSCDPYSEGCVCADCADEDVCNGGTVGACTIGAGTTFTDNVGGAMLDPGTIDLTLDVAGVDAYDWDVTLALNLTHTFSSDVDVTLESPSGTIIAITTDNGGGNDNVFAGTTFSDNAAAPISDIVFANNVAVASAQAEGAFGAFRGEDPNGTWTLHVGDDTATDSGTVVSWGLTITPANPAPTFDPVVTASGSPGTAIMDNATVQATLDIAGATSICDITVTTDIAHTFPGDLDITLVSPTGTTTVITTDNGGTNDNVFAGTVWDDDGAAATDFVYVNLTPASPLAPEGALSTFLGENPTGTWTLNVGDDAGGDVGTINSWSIDITPCDCQ, from the coding sequence ATGAAGATCACGAACCGACTTTCCATTGTGGTGCTTGCTGCGATTCCCCTGGGCTGCCCCGGCGACGACACCTCGGCCACGAGCGTCGCCGACTCGTCGACCAGCGACAGCGACAGCAACAGCAACAGCGCGAGCAACAGCAACTCGGCCTCGAACACCAACGGCGAATCGAGCTCGTCGTCGGACGGCACCACCACGATGACGTCGACCACGGTCGCCGACTCGTCGTCGACCGACCCGACCAACGGCAGCTCGTCGACCGACCCGACCAACGGCAGCTCGTCGACCGACCCGACCAACGGCAGCTCGTCGACCGATCCGACCGCGGGCAGCAGCTCGTCGGGCGGCATGGGCTCGAGCAGCTCCGGCGGCATGATGGACACCTGTCCGGCGAACGACCTCGGCAACACCGTGCCGAGCTCGATCACCGTCGACACCACCGGTCTCGGTGACACCTTCACGCCGAGCTGCATCGGCATGGGCGGCATCGGGGGCGAGGACACCACGGTCTCGTTCACGGCACCGGCCGCGGGCACCTACTACTTCTCGACCGCGCGTCCCGGCACCACGGTCAACGACACGGTGCTCTACCTGCTCGACGGCGACTGCATGGGCGCCGAGCTGCAGTGCTCGGACGACGCCCTGGCTGCCCAGTCGCTCGTCGTCGTCGATCTCGCCGCCAACCAGACGGTCGTTGCGGTGGTCGATGGCTACGGTGCGGCGAACTCGGGCTCGATCGAGCTGTACGTCGGCCAGACCGCCGACGGCGTCGACGGCGGGACCTGCTGCACCGAGCAGACCGGCGTGATGGGCTGCGACGCGGCGGCCGTCGAGGAGTGCGTCTGCGGCGTCGACGGCACCTGCTGCGACACCGAGTGGACGGCCGACTGTGCGGACCTCGCGGTCGACTTCTGTGGCGCTGCGTGCGTGTTCCCGGCCTGCTTCGAGCAGACGGGCACTTGCGATGCGCCCGCGGACGATTGCTCGTGCGTCGGCTGCGTCGACGACGGGGCCTGCGGGTTCGACGACGACTGCGTGTGTGACGACTGTGCCGATGACGGCTTCTGCAGCAACCCGTTGAACTGCAATGACGACGGCAGCTGCGATCCGTACTCCGAGGGCTGCGTGTGCGCCGACTGTGCCGACGAGGACGTCTGCAACGGCGGCACCGTCGGCGCCTGCACGATCGGTGCGGGCACGACCTTCACCGACAACGTCGGTGGCGCGATGCTCGACCCGGGCACCATCGACCTGACGCTCGACGTCGCGGGCGTCGATGCCTACGACTGGGACGTCACCCTGGCGCTCAACCTCACGCACACGTTCTCGTCCGACGTCGACGTCACGCTCGAGTCGCCCTCGGGCACCATCATCGCGATCACGACCGACAACGGCGGCGGCAACGACAACGTCTTTGCCGGCACGACGTTCAGCGACAACGCGGCCGCGCCGATCTCGGACATCGTGTTCGCCAACAACGTCGCGGTTGCGTCGGCGCAGGCCGAGGGCGCGTTCGGTGCGTTCCGCGGCGAGGACCCGAACGGCACCTGGACGCTGCACGTCGGTGACGACACCGCGACCGACTCCGGCACCGTGGTGAGCTGGGGCCTGACCATCACCCCGGCCAACCCGGCGCCCACGTTCGACCCGGTCGTGACGGCCTCGGGCTCGCCCGGCACGGCGATCATGGACAACGCCACGGTGCAGGCGACCCTCGACATCGCGGGCGCGACCTCGATCTGCGACATCACGGTCACGACCGACATCGCCCACACGTTCCCGGGCGACCTCGACATCACGCTGGTCTCGCCCACGGGCACGACCACCGTGATCACCACCGACAACGGCGGCACCAACGACAACGTCTTCGCGGGCACCGTGTGGGACGACGACGGCGCGGCGGCGACGGACTTCGTCTACGTGAACCTCACCCCGGCGTCGCCGCTGGCCCCGGAGGGTGCGCTCTCGACCTTCCTCGGCGAGAACCCGACGGGCACGTGGACGCTGAACGTCGGTGACGACGCGGGCGGTGATGTCGGCACGATCAACTCGTGGTCGATCGACATCACGCCGTGCGACTGCCAGTAG
- a CDS encoding DUF2029 domain-containing protein, with translation MSEPRWHDVVRRILAALAIAWMLALAVVFVLRVSFPLELEWMEGGVLHQALRFQRGQALYPPPSAEFVPFLYTPLYAMTVGALGWLFGLDYPLARAVSIASTIAIAAAIARAVAREHKPRLHGLVAVGLVCSGYVFGFRWLDVGRPDAMFLALVVWALVLLRESWGDYRKAALAGLLMALAFWTKQTAAVFVIASGVGALLVAPRQLWVYAGVIALIDGGGLWLANRASDGWLWTYVFELHQAHAFNHERFERKTWGMFVHAAPFLTVLAAWLVVRFAWPWLARSRRLQGAEEQRLRARISANRGVLFWTLIALASGLVSALGYSTQWAEPNAFLPGIVFGALWIGVVWPTGGRAELLAGSLIAAQLVFAAALEPMYQPIQSGGLGGLGDSYALQRMHRTIPDAAARARAELLREHLTSGAREVFALHRPWWSILAGGDGHVGSMGLADLSAADRRDAEAAILARLRAGEFDELWFEGEPPAWLRNALRGRYKVIERLQGEDRVRPLSGWMSEAGVVTAYVADQVHMAPIVPASVPTDAVVLADFEDGTLQGVRTRGGFGRRPVTGFTGELPQPAGYGGEFWLSSAGASGRLEEHGEAELGPIALAPGEAIQLGVARLGRTGATGCEVVVLDEHGAAVATFVVPATNAVIARQQWQAPTAMQVRIVVRDADAAAAIAIDDVWRVRSAP, from the coding sequence ATGAGTGAGCCGCGCTGGCACGACGTCGTGCGCAGGATCCTCGCTGCGCTCGCGATCGCGTGGATGCTCGCGTTGGCGGTGGTGTTCGTGCTGCGGGTGTCGTTCCCGCTCGAGCTCGAGTGGATGGAAGGTGGGGTGCTCCACCAGGCGCTGCGGTTCCAGCGGGGCCAGGCGCTGTACCCACCGCCGTCGGCGGAGTTCGTGCCTTTCCTTTATACGCCGCTGTACGCGATGACGGTCGGCGCGCTGGGCTGGCTGTTCGGTCTCGACTATCCGCTCGCGCGGGCGGTGAGCATCGCGTCGACGATCGCGATCGCGGCCGCGATCGCACGGGCGGTCGCACGCGAACACAAGCCGCGGCTGCACGGCCTCGTGGCGGTGGGCCTGGTGTGCTCGGGCTATGTGTTCGGCTTTCGTTGGCTCGACGTCGGCCGCCCCGACGCGATGTTCCTCGCGCTGGTGGTGTGGGCGCTGGTGCTGCTGCGCGAGTCGTGGGGCGACTACCGCAAGGCCGCGCTCGCGGGCCTGCTGATGGCGCTGGCGTTCTGGACCAAGCAGACCGCGGCGGTGTTCGTGATCGCCAGCGGCGTGGGGGCGCTGTTGGTCGCGCCGCGTCAGCTGTGGGTCTACGCTGGCGTGATCGCACTCATCGATGGCGGCGGGCTATGGCTGGCCAACCGCGCCAGCGATGGTTGGTTGTGGACGTACGTGTTCGAGCTCCACCAGGCCCACGCGTTCAACCACGAACGCTTCGAGCGCAAGACCTGGGGCATGTTCGTGCACGCGGCGCCGTTCCTCACCGTGCTCGCCGCATGGTTGGTCGTGCGCTTCGCGTGGCCGTGGCTGGCGCGCTCGCGTCGGCTGCAGGGCGCCGAGGAGCAGCGGCTGCGCGCACGCATCTCGGCCAACCGCGGCGTGTTGTTCTGGACCCTCATCGCGCTCGCGTCGGGGCTGGTGAGCGCGCTCGGCTACAGCACGCAGTGGGCCGAGCCCAACGCGTTCCTGCCGGGGATCGTCTTCGGTGCGCTGTGGATCGGGGTGGTGTGGCCGACAGGTGGCCGCGCCGAGCTGCTCGCGGGATCGTTGATCGCAGCGCAGCTGGTGTTCGCTGCCGCACTCGAGCCGATGTACCAGCCGATCCAGAGCGGTGGCCTGGGGGGCCTGGGCGACAGCTATGCGTTGCAGCGGATGCACCGCACCATCCCCGATGCAGCTGCGCGGGCGCGGGCCGAGCTGCTGCGTGAGCACCTCACCAGCGGCGCGCGCGAGGTCTTCGCACTGCACCGCCCGTGGTGGTCGATCCTCGCCGGCGGCGACGGGCACGTGGGGAGCATGGGCCTCGCCGACCTCTCCGCGGCCGATCGACGCGACGCCGAGGCGGCGATCCTCGCGCGCCTGCGGGCGGGCGAGTTCGACGAGCTGTGGTTCGAGGGCGAGCCGCCGGCATGGCTGCGCAACGCGTTGCGCGGTCGCTACAAGGTGATCGAGCGCTTGCAGGGTGAGGACCGTGTGCGCCCGCTGTCGGGCTGGATGTCCGAGGCCGGTGTGGTCACGGCCTACGTGGCAGACCAGGTCCACATGGCCCCCATCGTCCCCGCCTCGGTACCCACGGACGCCGTGGTGCTCGCCGACTTCGAGGACGGCACCCTGCAGGGCGTGCGGACACGCGGCGGCTTCGGACGGCGGCCGGTCACCGGCTTCACCGGCGAATTGCCGCAACCCGCGGGGTACGGCGGCGAATTCTGGCTCTCGAGCGCGGGCGCGTCGGGACGTCTCGAGGAGCACGGCGAGGCCGAGCTCGGTCCCATCGCGCTCGCCCCGGGTGAGGCGATCCAGCTCGGTGTCGCGCGCCTGGGTCGAACCGGAGCAACCGGCTGTGAGGTCGTCGTGCTCGACGAGCACGGCGCCGCAGTGGCGACGTTCGTGGTGCCCGCCACGAACGCCGTGATCGCACGTCAGCAATGGCAGGCCCCTACCGCCATGCAGGTGCGCATCGTCGTGCGCGATGCCGACGCAGCCGCCGCGATCGCGATCGACGACGTCTGGCGTGTGCGCTCGGCTCCGTGA
- a CDS encoding pirin family protein, with protein MRPWRRRELLRSLPAVALAPAIIGCEGKGTTIVRPPRSGLAQIRQRIEARATTDGAGATLHRVFPGPTLANLDPFVLLDDFDVTEPAGFPEHPHRGFEAFTYMIAGEFHHEDNLGNRSAIGAGGTQRFNSGAGARHSEMPGPGGSNRGLQLWVNLEASRKTMAPEYEGIAGRDMPVREVDGLRVRTIAGGDSPVALHTEVDYLDVELLADTSFEREVSTAHDGLLYVLAGEITIGDEHIPARTAASLGPGAVQVRGAAGARFAWLTGRPHRQPIRHRGPFVD; from the coding sequence ATGAGGCCGTGGCGTCGTCGCGAGCTGCTGCGCTCGCTGCCGGCCGTCGCGCTCGCGCCCGCGATCATCGGTTGCGAGGGCAAGGGCACCACCATCGTGCGGCCACCGCGATCGGGGCTGGCGCAGATCCGCCAGCGCATCGAGGCGCGCGCGACCACCGACGGCGCGGGCGCGACGTTGCACCGCGTGTTCCCCGGGCCAACGCTCGCGAACCTCGATCCGTTCGTGCTGCTCGACGACTTCGACGTCACCGAGCCCGCCGGCTTCCCCGAGCACCCCCACCGCGGCTTCGAAGCGTTCACCTACATGATCGCCGGCGAGTTCCACCACGAGGACAACCTCGGCAACCGCTCGGCCATCGGCGCGGGCGGGACCCAGCGCTTCAACTCGGGGGCAGGCGCGCGGCACTCGGAGATGCCGGGGCCGGGCGGCAGCAACCGCGGCCTGCAGCTGTGGGTCAACCTCGAGGCCTCGCGCAAGACGATGGCGCCGGAGTACGAGGGCATCGCGGGTCGCGACATGCCCGTGCGCGAGGTCGACGGGCTGCGCGTGCGCACCATCGCCGGTGGCGACTCGCCGGTCGCCCTGCACACCGAGGTCGACTACCTCGACGTCGAGTTGCTGGCCGACACGAGCTTCGAGCGCGAGGTATCCACGGCGCACGACGGCCTGCTGTACGTGCTCGCCGGCGAGATCACGATCGGCGACGAGCACATCCCGGCCCGCACCGCCGCGTCGCTGGGCCCCGGCGCCGTGCAGGTGCGCGGCGCCGCGGGTGCTCGCTTCGCGTGGCTCACCGGACGGCCGCACCGCCAGCCGATTCGCCACCGTGGCCCGTTCGTCGACTGA
- a CDS encoding PDZ domain-containing protein: MRDSIHSSLTRWRLARRAVLGAIVVAGAVATSTAVIRTVALSECPGHAVERAYTYSGIGVVIERDGSDTVVVKQVLPGAPAEGILREGMRLVAVDGEAPPTVDAWAAAIRGAPGTSVELEVAFPCGGHKSYVIARDIVRMSY, from the coding sequence ATGCGTGACTCGATCCACTCCTCCCTCACTCGTTGGCGCCTCGCTCGTCGCGCGGTGCTCGGCGCGATCGTCGTTGCAGGCGCAGTCGCGACCTCGACGGCGGTCATTCGCACGGTCGCGCTGTCGGAGTGCCCCGGCCACGCGGTCGAGCGCGCGTACACGTACAGCGGCATCGGCGTGGTGATCGAGCGCGATGGTTCGGACACGGTGGTGGTGAAGCAGGTGCTGCCGGGCGCGCCCGCCGAGGGCATCCTGCGCGAGGGCATGCGGCTGGTCGCGGTCGATGGCGAGGCACCGCCGACGGTCGACGCCTGGGCGGCGGCGATCCGCGGTGCCCCGGGCACCAGCGTCGAGCTCGAGGTCGCGTTCCCGTGCGGGGGTCACAAGTCCTACGTGATCGCCCGCGACATCGTGCGCATGAGCTACTAG
- a CDS encoding DUF459 domain-containing protein — MIARSRFTFSPRSLWDRTCASAIATGLLLVACRAEPGPAPESTQPQPVAAAPAAEPSPTPSPTATKPEAKPDATLTKTSAPVAEVEPSPTPEPEPPAAPAGPHGVLILGDSLAATGFGALLEKKLDAHPDIVCHRKGKSASGLARPDFFDWTAEAKKQIELRKPALVVVIMGGNDGQDMTPATKKGKRVPWADREAWAADYRARMDAFLADIDDDTRKVVWLGLPTMGLKSLETKLELIREIQKDAVLARGETYVDTAPMVTTDDGALLEQAKVGSSRKPQTIRAEDRIHFTMAGSEYFADRVYPEVLAVLGVPEKVATADAKGDAPAKPTPAAAPSATGTAANGG; from the coding sequence ATGATCGCGCGCTCTAGGTTCACCTTCTCCCCTCGATCACTCTGGGATCGCACGTGCGCGAGCGCGATCGCGACAGGTCTGTTGCTCGTCGCGTGCCGGGCCGAGCCCGGGCCGGCGCCGGAGTCGACGCAGCCGCAGCCGGTCGCCGCCGCGCCCGCGGCGGAACCGTCGCCGACGCCGAGCCCGACCGCGACGAAGCCCGAGGCGAAGCCCGACGCCACGCTCACCAAGACCAGCGCGCCCGTCGCGGAGGTCGAACCGTCGCCGACGCCCGAGCCGGAGCCACCGGCGGCGCCCGCCGGACCCCACGGTGTGCTGATCCTCGGCGACAGCCTCGCGGCCACCGGCTTCGGCGCCCTGCTCGAGAAGAAGCTCGACGCGCACCCCGACATCGTCTGCCATCGCAAGGGCAAGAGCGCCTCGGGCCTGGCGCGCCCCGACTTCTTCGACTGGACCGCCGAGGCCAAGAAGCAGATCGAGCTGCGCAAGCCCGCGCTCGTGGTCGTGATCATGGGCGGCAACGACGGCCAGGACATGACGCCCGCGACGAAGAAGGGCAAGCGCGTGCCGTGGGCCGACCGCGAGGCGTGGGCCGCCGACTATCGCGCGCGCATGGACGCGTTCCTCGCCGACATCGACGACGACACCCGCAAGGTGGTGTGGCTGGGCCTGCCGACCATGGGGCTCAAGTCGCTCGAGACCAAGCTCGAGCTCATCCGCGAGATCCAGAAGGATGCGGTGCTCGCCCGCGGCGAGACCTACGTGGACACCGCGCCGATGGTCACCACCGACGACGGCGCCCTGCTCGAGCAGGCCAAGGTCGGGAGCTCGCGCAAGCCGCAGACGATCCGCGCCGAGGACCGCATCCACTTCACGATGGCCGGCTCGGAGTACTTCGCGGATCGCGTGTATCCCGAGGTGCTCGCCGTGCTCGGGGTGCCGGAGAAGGTGGCGACGGCGGACGCCAAGGGCGATGCGCCCGCGAAGCCGACCCCCGCGGCGGCCCCCAGCGCGACCGGTACTGCGGCAAATGGTGGCTGA